A single Vanacampus margaritifer isolate UIUO_Vmar chromosome 7, RoL_Vmar_1.0, whole genome shotgun sequence DNA region contains:
- the LOC144054754 gene encoding striatin-like isoform X1, producing the protein MDEQAGPAVLLGLAGGGGAAKAPQPGDGEAARAHYSIPGILHFLQHEWARYEVDRAQWDVERSELQAQIAFLQGERRGHHNLKKDLLRRIGMLEYALKQERSKHHKLKYGTELIQGDVKAPSYDSDEANDVDAPLNSSHQLSWKQGRQLLTQYLQEVGYTDAILDVKSRRVRVLLGLDADGEETAETCDVASDREHVVGSTRGGVASRADSSHSAAIFEAFKLIENAAAAAADFSDEDEEDSGDEGPDTSVLDMVRRKQSSPTPSSTTSELSDDPDTEEALKGFDFLSGQDAHGGEDASQWDKETEVAWDVDAGVIAQLKEEYRRERRGKKGIKRPNRSKLQDMLANLRDGEELLAMQTSATPTTRPTFAGRLNEQEVEEGAAFLPSPGKSFLLGRVDEAAAGELALGELAGLTVANEADGLTYQTSNSQDALRKTWNAKFTLRSHFDALRGLAFHPVEPVLVTASDDGTLKLWNLDKSAPAKKCASVDVEPVYTFRAHSGAVLCVTMSGSGEQCFSGGVDGTIQCWNLPGHNSDPYDPYERSVQRGVLHGHTDAVWGVAYSSAHQRLLSCSADGTVRLWNAGDVSPSLAVFNRRGELGVPTSVDVSSSEPAHAVASFAGGHLGVFDMETQQLLLKMESAGASDAPRQINKVLSHPTLPVSITAQEDRHIRFFDNNTGKLAHSMVAHLDAVTSLAADPNGIYLMSGSDDCSVRVWNLASKTCVQEFTAHRKKFDESIQDVSFHPAKCYIASAGADALAKVFV; encoded by the exons ATGGACGAGCAGGCGGGCCCCGCGGTGCTCCTCGGCTTGGCCGGCGGGGGTGGCGCCGCCAAAGCCCCGCAGCCCGGCGACGGAGAGGCGGCTCGGGCTCATTACAGCATCCCGGGCATCCTTCACTTCCTCCAGCACGAGTGGGCCCGCTATGAGGTGGACCGGGCCCAGTGGGACGTGGAGCGCTCCGAACTGCAG GCTCAGATCGCCTTCCTGCAGGGAGAGCGGCGAGGTCACCACAACCTGAAGAAAGACCTGCTGAGACGCATCGGGATGCTCGAGTACGCCCTCAAACAGGAGAG atccaaacatcacaaactGAAGTACGGCACGGAGTTAATCCAAGGAGACGTCAAAGCGCCCAGTTACGATTCAG atgaGGCCAACGACGTGGACGCGCCTTTAAACAGCAGCCATCAGTTGAGTTGGAAACAAGGACGGCAGCTCCTCACACA GTACCTGCAGGAAGTGGGCTACACGGACGCCATCTTGGACGTGAAGTCTCGCCGCGTGCGTGTCTTGTTGGGCCTCGACGCCGACGGCGAGGAGACGGCGGAGACGTGCGACGTCGCGTCGGACCGAGAACACGTGGTCGGCAGCACCCGAGGGGGCGTGGCCAG CAGAGCTGACTCCTCCCACTCCGCCGCCATCTTTGAGGCCTTCAAGTTGATCGagaacgccgccgccgccgccgccgacttcagcgacgaggacgaggaggacaGCGGCGACGAGGGGCCGGACACGAGCGTTCTCGAT atGGTGAGGAGGAAGCAGTCGTCGCCAACGCCGTCATCGACGACCTCCGAGCTCAGCGACGACCCGGACACCGAGGAGGCCCTCAAAGGGTTCGACTTCCTGTCGGGCCAAGACGCGCATGGCGGAGAGGACGCCAGCCAATGGG ACAAGGAGACAGAGGTGGCGTGGGACGTGGACGCGGGCGTGATCGCGCAGCTGAAGGAGGAGTACCGGAGAGAGCGCCGCGGCAAAAAAGGCATCAAGC GTCCAAACCGCTCCAAGCTGCAGGACATGCTCGCTAACTTGCGCGACGGCGAGGAGCTCCTGGCCATGCAGACGTCGGCGACGCCCACAACCCGGCCCACCTTTGCCGGCAGACTCAACGAACAGGAAGTGGAGG AGGGTGCCGCCTTCCTGCCGTCTCCCGGGAAGTCCTTCCTCCTGGGCCGCGTGGACGAGGCGGCGGCCGGCGAGCTGGCCCTCGGAGAACTGGCCGGGCTGACGGTCGCCAACGAGGCTGACGGCCTCACCTATCAG ACGAGCAACAGTCAGGACGCGCTCAGGAAGACGTGGAACGCCAAGTTCACGCTGCGCAGCCATTTTGACGCCCTTCGCGGCCTGGCCTTCCACCCGGTGGAGCCGGTCCTGGTCACCGCCTCCGACGACGGCACGCTCAAACTGTGGAACCTGGACAAGTCCGCGCCTGCCAAAAA GTGCGCGTCGGTGGACGTGGAGCCCGTCTACACTTTCCGAGCTCACAG TGGCGCCGTTCTGTGCGTGACCATGAGCGGCAGCGGCGAGCAGTGCTTCAGCGGCGGCGTGGACGGAACCATCCAGTGCTGGAACCTGCCCGGCCACAACAGTGACCCCTACGACCCCTACG AGCGCTCGGTCCAGCGGGGGGTGCTACACGGACACACGGACGCCGTCTGGGGCGTGGCCTATAGCTCCGCCCACCAGCGCCTCCTCTCCTGCTCGGCCGACGGCACCGTACGTCTGTGGAATGCGGGCGACGTCTCGCCGTCGCTCGCCGTTTTCAACCGCAGAGGAG AACTCGGCGTCCCCACCTCTGTCGACGTGTCGAGCAGCGAGCCGGCTCACGCGGTGGCGTCCTTCGCCGGAGGCCATCTTGGCGTCTTCGACATGGAGACTCAGCAGCTGCTCCTCAAGATGGAGTCGGCGGGAGCGTCCG ACGCTCCTCGTCAAATCAACAAAGTTCTGAGTCACCCCACGCTGCCCGTCAGCATCACGGCGCAGGAGGACCGACACATCCGATTCTTTGACAACAACACGG GTAAACTGGCGCACTCCATGGTGGCGCACTTGGACGCCGTGACCAGCCTGGCCGCGGATCCCAACGGAATTTACCTCATGTCGGGAA GTGACGACTGCTCGGTGCGCGTGTGGAACTTGGCCAGCAAGACGTGCGTGCAGGAGTTCACGGCGCACCGCAAGAAGTTTGACGAGTCCATCCAGGACGTCAGCTTCCACCCCGCCAAGTGCTACATCGCCAGCGCGGGCGCCGACGCCCTGGCCAAAGTCTTCGTGTGA
- the LOC144054754 gene encoding striatin-like isoform X2: MDEQAGPAVLLGLAGGGGAAKAPQPGDGEAARAHYSIPGILHFLQHEWARYEVDRAQWDVERSELQAQIAFLQGERRGHHNLKKDLLRRIGMLEYALKQERSKHHKLKYGTELIQGDVKAPSYDSDEANDVDAPLNSSHQLSWKQGRQLLTQYLQEVGYTDAILDVKSRRVRVLLGLDADGEETAETCDVASDREHVVGSTRGGVARADSSHSAAIFEAFKLIENAAAAAADFSDEDEEDSGDEGPDTSVLDMVRRKQSSPTPSSTTSELSDDPDTEEALKGFDFLSGQDAHGGEDASQWDKETEVAWDVDAGVIAQLKEEYRRERRGKKGIKRPNRSKLQDMLANLRDGEELLAMQTSATPTTRPTFAGRLNEQEVEEGAAFLPSPGKSFLLGRVDEAAAGELALGELAGLTVANEADGLTYQTSNSQDALRKTWNAKFTLRSHFDALRGLAFHPVEPVLVTASDDGTLKLWNLDKSAPAKKCASVDVEPVYTFRAHSGAVLCVTMSGSGEQCFSGGVDGTIQCWNLPGHNSDPYDPYERSVQRGVLHGHTDAVWGVAYSSAHQRLLSCSADGTVRLWNAGDVSPSLAVFNRRGELGVPTSVDVSSSEPAHAVASFAGGHLGVFDMETQQLLLKMESAGASDAPRQINKVLSHPTLPVSITAQEDRHIRFFDNNTGKLAHSMVAHLDAVTSLAADPNGIYLMSGSDDCSVRVWNLASKTCVQEFTAHRKKFDESIQDVSFHPAKCYIASAGADALAKVFV, encoded by the exons ATGGACGAGCAGGCGGGCCCCGCGGTGCTCCTCGGCTTGGCCGGCGGGGGTGGCGCCGCCAAAGCCCCGCAGCCCGGCGACGGAGAGGCGGCTCGGGCTCATTACAGCATCCCGGGCATCCTTCACTTCCTCCAGCACGAGTGGGCCCGCTATGAGGTGGACCGGGCCCAGTGGGACGTGGAGCGCTCCGAACTGCAG GCTCAGATCGCCTTCCTGCAGGGAGAGCGGCGAGGTCACCACAACCTGAAGAAAGACCTGCTGAGACGCATCGGGATGCTCGAGTACGCCCTCAAACAGGAGAG atccaaacatcacaaactGAAGTACGGCACGGAGTTAATCCAAGGAGACGTCAAAGCGCCCAGTTACGATTCAG atgaGGCCAACGACGTGGACGCGCCTTTAAACAGCAGCCATCAGTTGAGTTGGAAACAAGGACGGCAGCTCCTCACACA GTACCTGCAGGAAGTGGGCTACACGGACGCCATCTTGGACGTGAAGTCTCGCCGCGTGCGTGTCTTGTTGGGCCTCGACGCCGACGGCGAGGAGACGGCGGAGACGTGCGACGTCGCGTCGGACCGAGAACACGTGGTCGGCAGCACCCGAGGGGGCGTGGCCAG AGCTGACTCCTCCCACTCCGCCGCCATCTTTGAGGCCTTCAAGTTGATCGagaacgccgccgccgccgccgccgacttcagcgacgaggacgaggaggacaGCGGCGACGAGGGGCCGGACACGAGCGTTCTCGAT atGGTGAGGAGGAAGCAGTCGTCGCCAACGCCGTCATCGACGACCTCCGAGCTCAGCGACGACCCGGACACCGAGGAGGCCCTCAAAGGGTTCGACTTCCTGTCGGGCCAAGACGCGCATGGCGGAGAGGACGCCAGCCAATGGG ACAAGGAGACAGAGGTGGCGTGGGACGTGGACGCGGGCGTGATCGCGCAGCTGAAGGAGGAGTACCGGAGAGAGCGCCGCGGCAAAAAAGGCATCAAGC GTCCAAACCGCTCCAAGCTGCAGGACATGCTCGCTAACTTGCGCGACGGCGAGGAGCTCCTGGCCATGCAGACGTCGGCGACGCCCACAACCCGGCCCACCTTTGCCGGCAGACTCAACGAACAGGAAGTGGAGG AGGGTGCCGCCTTCCTGCCGTCTCCCGGGAAGTCCTTCCTCCTGGGCCGCGTGGACGAGGCGGCGGCCGGCGAGCTGGCCCTCGGAGAACTGGCCGGGCTGACGGTCGCCAACGAGGCTGACGGCCTCACCTATCAG ACGAGCAACAGTCAGGACGCGCTCAGGAAGACGTGGAACGCCAAGTTCACGCTGCGCAGCCATTTTGACGCCCTTCGCGGCCTGGCCTTCCACCCGGTGGAGCCGGTCCTGGTCACCGCCTCCGACGACGGCACGCTCAAACTGTGGAACCTGGACAAGTCCGCGCCTGCCAAAAA GTGCGCGTCGGTGGACGTGGAGCCCGTCTACACTTTCCGAGCTCACAG TGGCGCCGTTCTGTGCGTGACCATGAGCGGCAGCGGCGAGCAGTGCTTCAGCGGCGGCGTGGACGGAACCATCCAGTGCTGGAACCTGCCCGGCCACAACAGTGACCCCTACGACCCCTACG AGCGCTCGGTCCAGCGGGGGGTGCTACACGGACACACGGACGCCGTCTGGGGCGTGGCCTATAGCTCCGCCCACCAGCGCCTCCTCTCCTGCTCGGCCGACGGCACCGTACGTCTGTGGAATGCGGGCGACGTCTCGCCGTCGCTCGCCGTTTTCAACCGCAGAGGAG AACTCGGCGTCCCCACCTCTGTCGACGTGTCGAGCAGCGAGCCGGCTCACGCGGTGGCGTCCTTCGCCGGAGGCCATCTTGGCGTCTTCGACATGGAGACTCAGCAGCTGCTCCTCAAGATGGAGTCGGCGGGAGCGTCCG ACGCTCCTCGTCAAATCAACAAAGTTCTGAGTCACCCCACGCTGCCCGTCAGCATCACGGCGCAGGAGGACCGACACATCCGATTCTTTGACAACAACACGG GTAAACTGGCGCACTCCATGGTGGCGCACTTGGACGCCGTGACCAGCCTGGCCGCGGATCCCAACGGAATTTACCTCATGTCGGGAA GTGACGACTGCTCGGTGCGCGTGTGGAACTTGGCCAGCAAGACGTGCGTGCAGGAGTTCACGGCGCACCGCAAGAAGTTTGACGAGTCCATCCAGGACGTCAGCTTCCACCCCGCCAAGTGCTACATCGCCAGCGCGGGCGCCGACGCCCTGGCCAAAGTCTTCGTGTGA
- the LOC144054755 gene encoding BTB/POZ domain-containing protein 3-like, with the protein MAAELFPSKKPLPSASEQQQQNQQCQHTQQQQNVSNNNSGATSRQAGCTWQGLYPTIRERNSVMFNNDMMADVFFVVGPPGGTQRVPGHKYVLAVGSSVFHAMFYGELAEDQDEIRIPDVEPPSFLAMLKYIYCDEIELCADTVLATLYAAKKYMVPHLARACVNFLETSLSAKNACVLLSQSCLFEEPELTQRCWEVIDAQAELALRSDGFCDIDAHTLDSILRRETLNAKEMVVFEAALGWAEAECLRRDLRPTIHNKRLVLGKAIYLIRIPAMALEDFANGAAQSGVLTLNETNDIFLWYTAANKPELLFCSKARQGLAPQRCHRFQSCAYRSNQWRYRGRCDSIQFAVDKRVFVAGFGLYGSSCGSAEYGAKMELKRQGAAVAQRVIKYFSDGSSSTFAVWFEHPVQIEPDAFYTASVVLDGNELSYFGQEGMTEVQCGKVTFQFQCSSDSTNGTGVQGGQIPELIFYA; encoded by the exons ATGGCCGCCGAGTTGTTTCCCAGCAAGAAGCCGCTTCCGTCTGCCTCCGAGCAACAGCAGCAGAACCAGCAGTGCCAGCacacgcagcagcagcagaacgtgagcaacaacaacagcggCGCCACCTCCAGGCAGGCCGGCTGCACCTGGCAGGGCTTGTACCCCACCATCAGGGAGAG GAACTCAGTCATGTTTAACAATGACATGATGGCGGACGTCTTCTTTGTGGTGGGACCGCCGGGCGGGACGCAGCGGGTTCCGGGCCACAAG TACGTCCTGGCCGTGGGCAGCTCGGTGTTCCACGCCATGTTCTACGGCGAGCTGGCCGAGGATCAGGACGAGATTCGCATCCCCGACGTGGAGCCGCCATCTTTCCTCGCCATGCTCAA GTACATCTACTGCGACGAGATCGAGCTGTGCGCCGACACGGTCCTGGCCACGCTGTACGCCGCCAAGAAGTACATGGTGCCGCACCTGGCGCGCGCCTGCGTCAACTTCCTGGAGACCAGCCTGAGCGCCAAGAACGCCTGCGTGCTGCTGTCGCAGAGCTGCCTGTTCGAGGAACCCGAGCTGACGCAGCGCTGCTGGGAGGTGATCGACGCGCAGGCCGAGCTGGCCCTGCGCTCCGACGGCTTCTGCGACATCGACGCGCACACGCTGGACAGCATCCTGCGCCGCGAGACGCTCAACGCCAAGGAGATGGTGGTGTTCGAGGCGGCGCTGGGCTGGGCCGAGGCCGAGTGCCTCCGCCGGGACCTGCGGCCCACCATCCACAACAAGAGGCTGGTGCTCGGCAAG GCCATCTACCTGATCCGCATCCCCGCCATGGCGCTGGAGGACTTCGCCAACGGCGCGGCGCAGTCGGGCGTGCTGACACTGAACGAGACCAACGACATCTTCCTGTGGTACACGGCGGCCAACAAGCCCGAGCTGCTGTTCTGCAGCAAAGCCCGGCAAGGCCTGGCGCCGCAGCGCTGCCACCGCTTCCAGTCGTGCGCCTACCGCAGCAACCAGTGGCGCTACCGCGGCCGCTGCGACAGCATCCAGTTCGCCGTGGACAAGCGCGTCTTCGTGGCCGGCTTCGGCCTGTACGGCTCCAGCTGCGGCTCGGCCGAGTACGGCGCCAAGATGGAGCTGAAGCGGCAGGGCGCCGCCGTGGCGCAGCGCGTCATCAAGTACTTCTCGGACGGCTCCAGCTCCACCTTCGCCGTGTGGTTCGAGCACCCGGTGCAGATCGAGCCCGACGCCTTCTACACGGCCAGCGTGGTCCTGGACGGCAACGAGCTCAGCTACTTCGGACAGGAGGGCATGACGGAGGTCCAGTGCGGGAAGGTCACCTTCCAGTTCCAGTGCTCCTCCGACAGCACCAACGGAACCGGCGTGCAGGGCGGGCAGATTCCAGAACTCATCTTCTACGCCTGA
- the cnrip1a gene encoding CB1 cannabinoid receptor-interacting protein 1a, translating to MDDVPPLVHIAISLWIQPNDGDVFFKVDGSRFGQTRTVKLLTGSKYKIQVLVKPGTVEATNMNIGGVVFPLEEQSRDADQVVYHGRYDTEGVPHTKSGDRQPVQVSIQFERAGTFETVWQAKYYNYYKREHCQFGNKFSSIEYECKPNETRTLMWINKETFN from the exons ATGGACGACGTCCCGCCGCTGGTTCACATCGCCATCTCGTTGTGGATCCAACCCAACGACGGCGACGTTTTCTTCAAGGTGGACGGAAGCCGGTTCGGACAAACCCGAACCGTCAAGCTGCTCACGGGCTCCAAGTACAAAATCCAAGTCCTCGTCAAGCCCGGAACCGTCGAGGCCAC aaaCATGAACATCGGCGGCGTGGTCTTCCCGCTGGAGGAGCAGTCGCGAGACGCAGATCAGGTCGTCTATCACGGACGCTACGACACCGAGGGCGTCCCGCACACCAAGAGTGGCGACCGGCAGCCCGTGCAAGTTAGCATTCAG TTTGAGCGGGCGGGCACGTTCGAGACGGTTTGGCAGGCCAAGTACTACAACTACTACAAGCGCGAGCACTGCCAGTTTGGTAACAAATTCAGCAGCATCGAGTACGAGTGCAAACCCAACGAGACGCGCACCCTCATGTGGATCAACAAGGAGACCTTCAACTGa
- the map1lc3c gene encoding microtubule-associated protein 1 light chain 3 gamma, producing MPPLERSQQLHGKPFKQRKSFATRKQEVAGIRSKFPNKIPVIIERYEREKFLPPLDKTKFLVPHELTMNQFVTIIRNRMALLPSQAFYLLVNNSGLASMTLSMAQVYGDHQDDDGFLYMTYASQEMFGQQL from the exons ATGCCTCCGCTGGAAAGGAGCCAGCAGCTGCACGGCAAACCCTTCAAGCAGAGAAAAAGCTTTG CCACCAGGAAGCAAGAAGTGGCGGGAATCCGCTCCAAATTCCCCAACAAGATCCCG GTGATTATTGAGCGCTATGAGCGGGAAAAATTTCTTCCTCCTTTGGACAAAACCAAGTTTCTTGTTCCTCACGAGCTCACCATGAACCAGTTTGTCACCATCATCAG GAACCGCATGGCACTGCTGCCCTCGCAGGCCTTCTACCTGCTGGTGAACAACAGCGGGCTGGCCAGCATGACGCTGAGCATGGCTCAAGTCTACGGGGACCACCAGGATGACGACGGCTTCCTCTACATGACTTACGCCTCGCAGGAGATGTTTGGACAACAACTTtag
- the etaa1a gene encoding ewing's tumor-associated antigen 1 isoform X1: protein MRSVDQPAASARQDGGTFKVPSERYRRCPNMAGMNVNRLKSAVGRRRAREGDREFKTPTRPGPSRGFGAAGGAESPHDLDAHHEIIWDATSPQRLGKRAKKHAAGAVSISDIVSRIAPEHGRPEVSEPTLQQWIGDSAGIPCTPDIGRPKSRRKSPRSNDVDHLLRLAKQFDLNLLGPDDQEEASADEHLWSAEDDLWGPEDDRDFLFAETARQASAAATEDVPATPRADFADDWADDDLLDDSLLVEMTQNPENFCAPQHCSTQMAPPTSFAVSQSDEKRTLEKLAKCSDVPPPANFQAAGKDPTATRRLSDVVCGRGLATNSCFSPGPVHKQVPAISDFPDDDLDAIFSLEPLWDDPDDDEMLRELCEDVENRIGAKAAGKDSSGGLRAVAVTTAPAYSLPQRRPAQQFTFKRPGQPVSMATKRLKSLATNCPVAMVTSKPLSMATNQLSSLATNHPVPVVTNRPVSMATHHPVPMATSKAAVKKCSALEIERKKQQAVERRRRRLQEVQNVQ, encoded by the exons ATGCGCAGTGTCGACCAGCCGGCCGCCTCCGCTAGACAAGATGGCGGGACTTTCAAAGTGCCAAGCGAGCGTTATCGTCGTTGTCCGAACATGGCAGGCATGAATGTGAATCGGCTCAAAAGTGCAGTCGGCAGGAGACGCGCCCGAGAAGGCGACCGAG AATTTAAGACCCCGACCAGACCTGGTCCGTCCAGAGGTTTTGGAGCGGCGGGCGGCGCTGAGTCTCCGCACGACTTGGACGCGCATCACGAAATCATCTGGGACGCCACGTCGCCTCAGAGACTCGGCAAACGGGCGAAGAAACACGCGGCGGGTGCGGTCAGCATCTCCGACATCGTCAGCAGGATTGCGCCCGAG CACGGCAGGCCCGAAGTGTCGGAGCCCACCTTGCAGCAGTGGATCGGCGACAGCGCCGGCATCCCGTGCACGCCCGACATCGGGCGGCCCAAAAGCAGGAGGAAGTCGCCCAG ATCCAACGACGTCGACCACCTGCTGAGGTTAGCCAAGCAGTTTGACCTTAACTTGCTCGGTCCCGACGACCAGGAAGAAGCGTCTGCGGATGAGCACCTGTGGAGCGCCGAGGACGACCTGTGGGGCCCGGAGGACGACCGGGACTTCCTGTTCGCCGAGACCGCTCGGCAGGCGAGCGCGGCGGCGACCGAAGACGTTCCCGCAACGCCTCGCGCCGACTTCGCAGATGACTGGGCCGACGACGACCTGCTGGACGACTCGCTGCTCGTTGAGATGACGCAAAACCCGGAAAACTTCTGCGCGCCCCAACACTGTTCCACGCAGATGGCGCCGCCCACATCTTTcgctgtcagccaatcagacgAGAAAAGAACTCTGGAGAAACTTGCAAAGTGTTCTGATGTTCCTCCGCCAGCAAACTTTCAAGCAGCAGGAAAAGACCCGACAGCCACTCGTAGATTATCTGATGTTGTTTGTGGGCGGGGCCTGGCAACAAACAGCTGCTTCTCGCCAGGCCCCGTCCACAAACAGGTTCCCGCCATTTCCGATTTCCCAGACGACGACTTGGACGCCATTTTCTCATTGGAGCCACTGTGGGACGATCCGGACGACGACGAGATGCTGCGTGAACTCTGCGAGGACGTAGAGAACCGCATCGGCGCCAAAGCGGCGGGTAAAGACTCCTCCGGGGGGCTGCGGGCCGTCGCCGTCACGACAGCACCGGCATACTCGCTTCCGCAGCGCCGACCCGCGCAGCAATTTACCTTTAAGAGGCCCGGCCAACccgtttccatggcaaccaaGCGGCTCAAATCCTTGGCAACAAATTGtcctgttgccatggtgaccagCAAGCCCCTTTCCATGGCAACCAACCAGCTCAGCTCCTTGGCAACAAACCATCCCGTTCCCGTGGTGACCAACAGGCCTGTTTCCATGGCGACCCATCATCCTGTTCCCATGGCGACCAGCAAAG CGGCGGTGAAAAAATGTTCTGCGCTGGAGATCGAGCGGAAGAAGCAGCAGGCCGTGGAGCGCCGCCGACGTCGCTTGCAGGAAGTCCAGAATgtccaatga
- the ppp3r1b gene encoding calcineurin subunit B type 1b, translating into MGNEASYALDMCSHFDADEIKRLGKRFKKLDLDNSGSLSVEEFMSLPELQQNPLVQRVIDIFDTDGNGEVDFKEFIEGVSQFSVKGDKEQKLRFAFRIYDMDKDGYISNGELFQVLKMMVGNNLKDTQLQQIVDKTIINADKDGDGRISFEEFCAVVGGLDIHKKMVVDV; encoded by the exons ATG gGGAACGAAGCCAGTTACGCTCTGGACATGTGCTCGCACT TCGACGCGGACGAGATTAAGCGTCTGGGCAAGCGCTTCAAGAAACTGGACCTGGACAACTCGGGCTCTCTCAGCGTGGAGGAGTTCATGTCGCTGCCCGAGTTGCAGCAGAACCCTCTGGTGCAGCGCGTCATCGACATCTTTGACACCGATGGCAACGGAGAGGTGGACTTCAAAG AATTCATCGAGGGCGTCTCTCAGTTCAGCGTCAAAGGAGACAAAGAGCAAAAGTTGCGAT TCGCGTTCCGCATCTACGACATGGACAAAGACGGCTACATCTCCAACGGCGAGCTCTTCCAGGTTCTCAAGATGATGGTGGGCAACAACCTGAAGGACACGCAGCTGCAGCAGATCGTGGACAAAACCATCATCAACGCCGACAAGGACGGCGACGGGAGGATATCCTTCGAGGAGTTTTGCGCG GTGGTGGGCGGCCTGGACATTCACAAAAAGATGGTGGTGGACGTGTGA
- the etaa1a gene encoding ewing's tumor-associated antigen 1 isoform X2 — protein MRSVDQPAASARQDGGTFKVPSERYRRCPNMAGMNVNRLKSAVGRRRAREGDREFKTPTRPGPSRGFGAAGGAESPHDLDAHHEIIWDATSPQRLGKRAKKHAAGAVSISDIVSRIAPEHGRPEVSEPTLQQWIGDSAGIPCTPDIGRPKSRRKSPRSNDVDHLLRLAKQFDLNLLGPDDQEEASADEHLWSAEDDLWGPEDDRDFLFAETARQASAAATEDVPATPRADFADDWADDDLLDDSLLVEMTQNPENFCAPQHCSTQMAPPTSFAVSQSDEKRTLEKLAKCSDVPPPANFQAAGKDPTATHDDLDAIFSLEPLWDDPDDDEMLRELCEDVENRIGAKAAGKDSSGGLRAVAVTTAPAYSLPQRRPAQQFTFKRPGQPVSMATKRLKSLATNCPVAMVTSKPLSMATNQLSSLATNHPVPVVTNRPVSMATHHPVPMATSKAAVKKCSALEIERKKQQAVERRRRRLQEVQNVQ, from the exons ATGCGCAGTGTCGACCAGCCGGCCGCCTCCGCTAGACAAGATGGCGGGACTTTCAAAGTGCCAAGCGAGCGTTATCGTCGTTGTCCGAACATGGCAGGCATGAATGTGAATCGGCTCAAAAGTGCAGTCGGCAGGAGACGCGCCCGAGAAGGCGACCGAG AATTTAAGACCCCGACCAGACCTGGTCCGTCCAGAGGTTTTGGAGCGGCGGGCGGCGCTGAGTCTCCGCACGACTTGGACGCGCATCACGAAATCATCTGGGACGCCACGTCGCCTCAGAGACTCGGCAAACGGGCGAAGAAACACGCGGCGGGTGCGGTCAGCATCTCCGACATCGTCAGCAGGATTGCGCCCGAG CACGGCAGGCCCGAAGTGTCGGAGCCCACCTTGCAGCAGTGGATCGGCGACAGCGCCGGCATCCCGTGCACGCCCGACATCGGGCGGCCCAAAAGCAGGAGGAAGTCGCCCAG ATCCAACGACGTCGACCACCTGCTGAGGTTAGCCAAGCAGTTTGACCTTAACTTGCTCGGTCCCGACGACCAGGAAGAAGCGTCTGCGGATGAGCACCTGTGGAGCGCCGAGGACGACCTGTGGGGCCCGGAGGACGACCGGGACTTCCTGTTCGCCGAGACCGCTCGGCAGGCGAGCGCGGCGGCGACCGAAGACGTTCCCGCAACGCCTCGCGCCGACTTCGCAGATGACTGGGCCGACGACGACCTGCTGGACGACTCGCTGCTCGTTGAGATGACGCAAAACCCGGAAAACTTCTGCGCGCCCCAACACTGTTCCACGCAGATGGCGCCGCCCACATCTTTcgctgtcagccaatcagacgAGAAAAGAACTCTGGAGAAACTTGCAAAGTGTTCTGATGTTCCTCCGCCAGCAAACTTTCAAGCAGCAGGAAAAGACCCGACAGCCACTC ACGACGACTTGGACGCCATTTTCTCATTGGAGCCACTGTGGGACGATCCGGACGACGACGAGATGCTGCGTGAACTCTGCGAGGACGTAGAGAACCGCATCGGCGCCAAAGCGGCGGGTAAAGACTCCTCCGGGGGGCTGCGGGCCGTCGCCGTCACGACAGCACCGGCATACTCGCTTCCGCAGCGCCGACCCGCGCAGCAATTTACCTTTAAGAGGCCCGGCCAACccgtttccatggcaaccaaGCGGCTCAAATCCTTGGCAACAAATTGtcctgttgccatggtgaccagCAAGCCCCTTTCCATGGCAACCAACCAGCTCAGCTCCTTGGCAACAAACCATCCCGTTCCCGTGGTGACCAACAGGCCTGTTTCCATGGCGACCCATCATCCTGTTCCCATGGCGACCAGCAAAG CGGCGGTGAAAAAATGTTCTGCGCTGGAGATCGAGCGGAAGAAGCAGCAGGCCGTGGAGCGCCGCCGACGTCGCTTGCAGGAAGTCCAGAATgtccaatga